A portion of the Deltaproteobacteria bacterium genome contains these proteins:
- a CDS encoding universal stress protein, whose protein sequence is MGKKILVAVDDSLPSARAVKYAARMSSVVREMTYTLFYVEGVIPETLVEEANTDPKAKADVDRLDRLNAESAKRILDNHKELMCREGVPENHIETVAQREQVGTAKDILNLAQQGLYNAILMGHGDIMRSRDFFMGTTAAKVLEHSLEVPVWVVDEETTSMKVMVAIDGSDNSLRAVDHIISMVGNNPSVKLTLFHVRPHLRHYYSIAFEEKEPALQDALHRGDKRRIECFHEEAFKRLTTGGLQESQIEIRTNTRAYHISTAILDEARSGLYGTVVIGRRGERQAFFMGSVAMRLVQKISGIALWVVP, encoded by the coding sequence ATGGGAAAGAAGATATTGGTTGCTGTGGATGATTCACTACCGTCCGCACGGGCAGTTAAGTATGCGGCTAGAATGTCTTCAGTTGTTAGGGAGATGACCTACACCCTGTTTTATGTGGAGGGCGTGATCCCTGAAACCCTGGTTGAAGAGGCCAACACAGATCCTAAGGCCAAAGCTGATGTTGACAGGCTCGATCGTCTCAACGCCGAATCAGCTAAGCGCATTCTCGACAACCACAAGGAGTTGATGTGCCGTGAGGGTGTGCCTGAAAACCACATCGAAACAGTTGCCCAACGCGAACAGGTGGGTACGGCCAAGGATATCCTGAATCTGGCCCAGCAAGGCCTTTACAATGCTATCCTCATGGGACATGGGGACATCATGCGGAGCAGGGATTTTTTCATGGGAACGACAGCCGCCAAGGTTCTGGAACATTCCCTGGAAGTTCCGGTCTGGGTTGTGGACGAAGAAACGACTTCCATGAAGGTAATGGTCGCCATAGATGGGTCTGACAATTCTCTCCGGGCTGTGGATCACATCATCTCCATGGTAGGAAATAACCCGTCGGTCAAGCTCACGCTGTTCCATGTGCGTCCACATCTGCGACATTACTATTCCATCGCCTTTGAAGAAAAAGAGCCGGCCCTCCAGGATGCCCTTCACCGCGGAGACAAAAGGCGCATTGAATGCTTTCATGAGGAAGCCTTTAAAAGATTAACAACAGGAGGACTACAAGAGAGTCAAATCGAGATAAGGACCAATACCCGTGCCTACCATATTTCCACAGCCATCCTTGACGAGGCCAGAAGCGGACTCTACGGCACGGTAGTCATTGGCAGGCGTGGAGAAAGGCAAGCCTTTTTCATGGGCAGCGTTGCCATGCGGTTGGTTCAGAAGATCTCCGGCATCGCCCTCTGGGTCGTGCCTTAA
- a CDS encoding DUF5320 domain-containing protein, producing the protein MPRGDGTGPAGLGPRTGRAAGYCAGYEVPGFTNPMPGSGYWGWGRGGGGWGHRNRFYATGLTAWQRPAYGYPGFPVGVRYATPFAPSVSKEQELDELKGEAEYLKNTLEGIKNRIEELEGQTK; encoded by the coding sequence ATGCCAAGAGGAGATGGAACAGGGCCTGCCGGGCTCGGCCCAAGGACGGGACGCGCAGCGGGGTACTGCGCTGGATATGAAGTTCCCGGTTTTACAAACCCTATGCCAGGGAGCGGATATTGGGGCTGGGGTCGTGGAGGTGGCGGTTGGGGCCACCGGAATCGGTTCTATGCCACAGGGCTGACCGCCTGGCAAAGACCCGCATACGGTTATCCGGGTTTTCCGGTTGGGGTTCGCTATGCAACGCCATTCGCCCCGAGCGTTAGCAAGGAACAGGAACTCGATGAGCTGAAAGGCGAGGCAGAATATCTGAAGAACACACTTGAGGGCATAAAGAACCGCATTG
- a CDS encoding NifB/NifX family molybdenum-iron cluster-binding protein, with the protein MKVAIPAWAGKVSTVFDFAHSLLLVEVRSGKEVSRSEIVLDQYPSMLRAVILSRFDVEVLICGAISRPLAGIVTRSGIEIIPFVTGRIDDVLDAFLNARLADSRLLLPGCPAGATKLRRRQRRFRRGQRGADRGSGRSYHEPNSAAERKRFFERY; encoded by the coding sequence GTGAAGGTGGCAATCCCCGCGTGGGCCGGCAAGGTTTCTACTGTCTTTGACTTTGCACACTCCCTGCTTTTGGTGGAGGTGCGCAGTGGCAAGGAGGTTAGTCGAAGCGAAATCGTTCTTGACCAGTACCCGTCCATGTTGCGCGCAGTGATATTGTCACGTTTTGATGTAGAGGTCCTCATCTGCGGTGCGATTTCACGGCCCTTGGCTGGCATCGTGACAAGATCTGGAATTGAAATTATACCTTTTGTCACCGGCAGAATAGATGATGTGCTGGATGCATTCTTGAACGCTCGGCTGGCCGACTCCCGACTCCTTCTTCCAGGTTGTCCAGCCGGTGCCACAAAGCTCAGGAGGAGGCAGCGTCGCTTCCGTCGTGGTCAGCGAGGGGCGGATAGAGGCAGCGGAAGATCTTATCATGAACCTAACAGTGCTGCCGAGCGAAAAAGATTCTTTGAGCGATATTGA
- a CDS encoding sigma 54-interacting transcriptional regulator, which translates to MPTKERDIILDSITEGVFTVDRNWCITSFNRAAETITGIPRDTAIGQPCKDILRANICEGNCALRETINTGKPIVGKAAVILDRDGNRRPIGISTAVLKNRRDEIIGGVETFRDLTMIEQLRKEIQRDYRFEDILSRSHRMREIFDVLPQIAESGSTVLLEGESGTGKELVARAIHNLSPRRRKAFVAINCGALPDTLLESELFGYKAGAFTDARKDKPGRITIAEGGTLLLDEIGDISPALQVRLLRFLEERVYDPLGSVKSLKADVRVIAATNKNLSDLVAKDRFRQDLFYRVNIVRIELPPLWERTEDIPLLVDHFITSLNSIQDKKVVGITDEAVTCLMSYSYPGNVRELKNIIERAFVLCRSGEIERRHLPEPLCSAACINCPKQTEFMSLKHMEAAFLMNALRRNNWNRLQTATQLGIHKTTLFRKIKSLGLQVPPSGKHS; encoded by the coding sequence ATGCCCACCAAAGAACGGGATATAATCCTGGACTCAATCACCGAAGGTGTCTTTACGGTGGATCGGAATTGGTGTATCACGTCTTTCAACCGCGCGGCTGAGACGATTACCGGTATCCCTCGCGATACGGCGATAGGTCAACCCTGCAAGGACATACTTAGAGCGAATATCTGCGAAGGCAACTGTGCACTCCGAGAGACTATTAACACCGGAAAACCGATTGTGGGAAAGGCGGCAGTCATTCTGGACAGAGACGGTAATCGTCGTCCAATCGGTATCTCCACGGCTGTGCTAAAGAATCGGCGGGACGAGATCATCGGGGGTGTGGAGACCTTTCGTGATCTCACGATGATAGAGCAGCTTCGAAAAGAAATCCAACGTGACTATCGCTTTGAGGATATCCTCAGTCGCAGCCACCGCATGCGTGAGATCTTCGATGTGCTTCCCCAGATCGCTGAGAGTGGGAGCACCGTTTTGCTCGAGGGTGAAAGCGGCACGGGCAAAGAACTTGTTGCCCGGGCCATTCACAACCTGAGTCCTCGCAGAAGAAAAGCTTTCGTAGCCATTAACTGCGGGGCGCTTCCGGATACCCTCTTAGAATCGGAGCTCTTTGGTTACAAAGCCGGGGCTTTTACGGATGCAAGAAAGGACAAACCGGGCCGTATTACCATCGCTGAAGGTGGAACCCTTTTGCTTGACGAGATCGGCGATATCTCACCCGCCTTGCAGGTCCGTCTGTTGCGCTTTCTGGAAGAACGGGTCTACGATCCCTTAGGCTCGGTCAAATCGCTCAAGGCAGATGTGCGGGTCATAGCCGCAACGAACAAGAACCTGTCAGATCTGGTGGCGAAGGACAGATTTCGGCAGGACCTTTTCTACCGAGTCAATATAGTGCGAATTGAGCTTCCCCCACTCTGGGAGCGCACGGAGGACATTCCACTTCTTGTTGACCACTTCATTACAAGCCTGAACAGCATACAAGACAAGAAGGTGGTAGGTATCACTGACGAAGCAGTGACTTGCTTGATGTCTTACAGCTATCCGGGTAATGTGCGCGAGTTGAAGAATATTATTGAGCGGGCCTTCGTACTCTGCCGTTCGGGGGAGATTGAACGAAGGCATCTCCCCGAGCCGCTATGTTCCGCGGCCTGCATTAACTGCCCGAAACAGACAGAATTCATGTCCCTCAAACACATGGAAGCGGCCTTCCTGATGAACGCTCTCCGGCGTAACAACTGGAACCGCTTGCAGACGGCTACCCAGCTTGGCATCCACAAGACCACACTATTCCGCAAGATCAAGTCCTTGGGTCTACAAGTGCCTCCGTCCGGAAAACATTCCTAA